A window of Halobacteriovorax sp. DA5 contains these coding sequences:
- a CDS encoding TRAP transporter large permease yields the protein MSLITISIAAFILALIGVPLFVVLGSLALAAFFHNGIEPSAVSVEIYRLASAPTILTIPLFTFAGYLLAESNAPKRLFRFTNALLSWMPGGVAIVGLVLCAFFTAFTGASGVTIVALGGLIYPILMNRGHDDKFTMGFITTSGSLGLLFPPSLPIILYGIVAGVDIDQLFKAGIVPGMLLIIGLAIYSILKAPKNHSERGKFDLKEALLSLKGAAFELFLAPAVLVGIYGGIVTVTEAAAFTAFYILMIECFVYRDLSFTKDVPKIVVDSMTMVGAILIILCCALGLTNFLVDEEVPNQLFGAFNHILTNKYAFLAFLNIFLLIVGSLMDIFSAIIVVVPLILPLAQEFDIHPIHLAIVFLTNLEIGYITPPVGINLFISSIRFKRPITELYRSALPFLLILLICLAIITYVPALSLIWVK from the coding sequence ATGAGCCTCATAACAATTAGTATTGCCGCATTTATTTTGGCACTAATTGGAGTGCCACTCTTTGTTGTTCTTGGAAGTCTTGCCCTTGCAGCTTTCTTTCATAATGGAATTGAGCCGTCGGCCGTCTCTGTTGAAATTTACCGTCTCGCATCGGCTCCGACAATTCTAACGATACCTCTTTTTACTTTTGCTGGTTACTTACTTGCTGAATCGAATGCACCAAAAAGACTATTTCGTTTCACGAATGCGCTACTTTCATGGATGCCTGGAGGAGTTGCTATTGTTGGACTCGTTCTTTGTGCTTTCTTTACTGCCTTTACTGGTGCTAGTGGGGTAACGATTGTTGCTTTAGGTGGATTAATTTATCCAATTCTTATGAATCGCGGTCACGATGATAAATTCACGATGGGATTTATTACGACTTCAGGTTCTTTAGGTCTTCTCTTTCCACCAAGCTTACCAATTATTCTCTATGGAATTGTAGCAGGAGTGGATATTGATCAGCTTTTTAAGGCCGGTATTGTTCCAGGAATGCTTCTCATCATTGGTTTAGCAATTTATTCAATCTTAAAGGCTCCGAAGAACCATAGTGAAAGAGGGAAGTTTGATTTGAAAGAGGCGCTTCTTTCTTTAAAGGGCGCAGCGTTTGAATTATTTTTGGCCCCTGCTGTACTTGTCGGAATTTACGGTGGGATTGTAACGGTTACAGAAGCAGCTGCCTTTACTGCGTTTTATATTTTAATGATCGAGTGCTTTGTCTATCGTGATCTAAGCTTTACAAAGGATGTACCTAAAATCGTTGTGGATTCAATGACAATGGTAGGTGCTATTTTAATTATTCTCTGTTGTGCTCTTGGCTTAACTAATTTCTTAGTAGATGAAGAGGTGCCTAATCAACTCTTTGGTGCTTTTAACCACATTCTTACGAACAAGTACGCTTTTCTTGCTTTCTTGAACATCTTCCTTTTAATTGTTGGAAGTTTAATGGATATATTTAGTGCGATAATTGTCGTCGTACCTCTCATCCTTCCATTAGCTCAAGAGTTTGATATTCATCCAATTCACTTGGCCATCGTCTTTTTAACAAATTTAGAGATCGGCTATATAACTCCTCCAGTGGGAATAAACCTCTTTATTAGTTCTATTCGATTTAAGAGACCGATTACTGAACTGTATCGCTCGGCCTTACCTTTTCTTCTTATTTTACTAATTTGTTTGGCCATTATTACCTATGTTCCTGCCCTGAGTCTTATCTGGGTAAAATAA
- a CDS encoding TRAP transporter small permease, which produces MIRKIEEVTDLVVGWLVVANVAVMLGLSVLAIIFRWFDISFSWVDPLVRHLVFALAFLGATLASGKSRHIAIEILPKFLESEGKHRSLFILNKITQVCIIVGTTWLFASGVQFYNVEKQFGNLTSLGLHSSVLVAIIPIGFALIFIRTILAFLNFKEDYEPHNN; this is translated from the coding sequence ATGATACGCAAGATAGAAGAAGTTACAGATCTCGTTGTAGGCTGGCTAGTTGTGGCCAATGTTGCTGTTATGCTAGGCTTAAGTGTTTTGGCCATTATCTTTCGTTGGTTTGATATTTCATTTTCTTGGGTTGATCCACTTGTTCGACATCTCGTATTTGCTCTGGCCTTCTTAGGTGCAACACTTGCCAGTGGAAAGTCGAGGCATATTGCAATTGAGATTTTACCAAAATTTTTAGAGAGTGAAGGTAAACACCGTTCTTTATTCATTCTAAATAAGATAACTCAAGTGTGTATTATTGTTGGAACAACTTGGCTTTTTGCTTCAGGTGTTCAGTTCTATAATGTCGAGAAACAATTTGGAAACTTAACTTCACTGGGATTGCACTCTTCTGTTTTAGTCGCAATCATTCCAATTGGCTTCGCCCTGATCTTCATTCGCACGATCTTGGCATTTTTAAATTTTAAGGAAGATTATGAGCCTCATAACAATTAG